The Juglans regia cultivar Chandler chromosome 2, Walnut 2.0, whole genome shotgun sequence genome includes a window with the following:
- the LOC108987129 gene encoding uncharacterized protein LOC108987129: MEKSREHKEKQHDKPKSLVWDCGSSLYDSFELNSFKRQLDSAISCRTMSMPHLPDRRAPPKPQPPPSVPKKSSKISRSLQKLLRSVFKPKPTSTSVLNVQNQSKEGTFYVVYDKSGALNTIPEVPELDFSGISPEIGSLVGKSTSERFTATSIGISCS, from the coding sequence ATGGAAAAATCTCGAGAACATAAAGAGAAACAACATGACAAACCCAAGTCCCTTGTATGGGATTGTGGCAGCAGTCTCTACGACTCATTTGAGCTCAACTCCTTCAAACGCCAGCTTGACTCGGCCATATCCTGCAGGACCATGTCCATGCCGCATTTACCCGATCGACGAGCGCCTCCTAAACCTCAGCCACCGCCTTCCGTACCCAAGAAATCCTCGAAGATCTCTCGCTCGCTACAAAAGCTTCTGAGGTCTGTGTTCAAGCCAAAACCAACTTCTACTTCTGTACTTAACGTTCAAAATCAGTCCAAGGAAGGGACGTTTTATGTTGTGTACGACAAGTCCGGGGCTCTTAACACGATACCGGAGGTTCCGGAGTTAGATTTTAGCGGAATTTCTCCTGAGATCGGTTCTTTGGTAGGGAAGTCAACCTCAGAGCGGTTTACAGCCACTTCTATTGGTATTTCATGTTCTTAA